One window of Perca fluviatilis chromosome 12, GENO_Pfluv_1.0, whole genome shotgun sequence genomic DNA carries:
- the LOC120570116 gene encoding trace amine-associated receptor 13c-like has product MEILEEVELCFPQLLNASCKKPMRTQFEFILSYVTLSSITLLTTTLNLLVIISIAHFKQLHSPTNLLLLSLAVSDFFVGLLIFFQIILIDGCWFLGDLMCTLYYVLDYIISSASVGTMVLISIDRYVAICDPLHYSTKVTEKRVQVCVCLCWICSVFFQILVLSDNLTQPGKYISCSGECVVVSSYIAGFVDLVVSFIIPVTVIIVLYMKVFVVAVSQARAMQSHVAAVTLQRSVKVSAKKSEMKAARTLGVVVVVFLICLCPYFCVALTDTLLNPSSDAFVMCLYYFNSCLNPLIYAFFYPWFRKCLKLVVTLQILQPGSSETNIL; this is encoded by the exons atGGAGATCCTGGAAGAAGTTGAACTCTGCTTCCCACAACTCCTCAATGCCTCCTGCAAGAAGCCAATGCGTACTCAATTTGAGTTCATACTGTCTTACGTCACACTGTCCTCCATCACTCTGCTCACCACAACTCTCAACCTGCTGGTCATCATCTCTATTGCCCACTTCAA GCAGCTCCACAGCCCCaccaacctcctcctcctctctctggctgtctcagatTTCTTCGTGGGCCTCCTCATATTCTTTCAAATTATACTCATAGATGGCTGCTGGTTCCTCGGTGACCTCATGTGTACTCTGTATTATGTTTTAGACTATATCATTAGTTCTGCCTCAGTAGGAACCATGGTGCTCATATCTATTGACCGCTATGTGGCTATTTGTGATCCTCTGCATTACTCCACTAAAGTCACAGAAAAAAGAGTTcaagtctgtgtttgtctgtgttggatATGTTCTGTATTCTTTCAAATTCTGGTGCTAAGTGATAACTTGACACAACCAGGCAAGTATATTTCCTGCTCTGGAGAGTGTGTGGTTGTCAGTAGCTACATTGCAGGATTTGTTGATCTGGTTGTGTCCTTTATTATTCCTGTCACTGTCATCATAGTTCTGTATATGAAAGTGTTTGtggtggctgtgtctcaggctcgtgccaTGCAGTCTCATGTTGCAGCAGTCACACTTCAGCGTTCAGTGAAAGTATCTGCTAAGAAATCTGAAAtgaaagcagccaggactcTTGGAGTTGTTGTAGTTGTGTTTCTAATATGTCTCTGCCCATATTTCTGTGTTGCTCTAACAGATACCTTGCTCAATCCTTCATCCGATGCCTTTGTAATGTGTCTGTATTATTTTAACTCCTGTTTAAACCCTCTGATTTATGCCTTTTTTTACCCCTGGTTCAGAAAATGTCTTAAACTCGTTGTAACGCTTCagatactgcagcctggctccaGTGAGACTAACATACTGTAG